The following proteins come from a genomic window of Nothobranchius furzeri strain GRZ-AD chromosome 1, NfurGRZ-RIMD1, whole genome shotgun sequence:
- the lum gene encoding lumican, with amino-acid sequence MFSLHIPILAALVNLALCQYYDYGDYQPVSMLGPSGPNCDKECDCPINFPSAMYCDSRKLKFVPVVPTGIKYLYLQDNMIEEIKSGVFDNVTDTLRWLVLDNNKLTNAKIEKGTIDKLTALEKFFFSFNEITEPIIPPSKSLEELKMMNNKLSKFPSGLLTDKENLTSVSLQHNELTSEAIGDAFKGPKKLLSLDVSHNKLKKLPTGIPASVEILYADYNEIDKVGAGFLKKLPSLQYLRLSHNKLQDSSIPSGVFNVTSLVELDLSFNKLQSIPEVNEQLEQLYLQANEINKFDLSSFCKFTGPLNYSRLKHLRLDANNVTYHSMPPESANCLRQASDIMFE; translated from the exons ATGTTTTCTCTCCATATACCCATCTTGGCTGCTCTGGTCAACCTAGCATTGTGCCAGTATTATGACTATGGTGACTACCAGCCAGTTTCTATGCTTGGGCCATCAGGCCCAAACTGTGATAAAGAATGTGATTGCCCAATCAATTTTCCAAGTGCCATGTATTGCGATAGCCGCAAGCTGAAGTTTGTCCCCGTAGTTCCAACTGGGATCAAATACCTTTATCTACAGGACAACATGATCGAAGAGATCAAGTCAGGAGTGTTTGACAACGTCACCGATACCCTGCGCTGGCTGGTACTTGACAACAATAAATTAACCAATGCAAAGATAGAAAAGGGCACAATTGACAAACTTACAGCACTGGAGAAGTTCTTCTTCAGCTTTAATGAGATCACAGAGCCAATCATTCCTCCGTCAAAGTCCCTGGAAGAGCTGAAGATGATGAACAACAAGCTATCCAAGTTTCCCTCTGGACTCCTGACTGACAAGGAGAATCTGACCTCCGTTAGCCTTCAGCACAACGAGCTAACGTCTGAAGCCATTGGGGATGCGTTTAAAGGGCCAAAGAAGCTGCTGTCTCTGGATGTGAGCCACAACAAGCTGAAGAAGCTGCCAACAGGAATCCCCGCCTCAGTGGAAATTCTCTACGCTGATTACAATGAAATTGATAAAGTCGGAGCGGGATTCTTGAAAAAGCTGCCCTCGCTTCAGTACCTGAGACTCTCCCACAACAAACTGCAGGATTCCAGTATCCCATCTGGAGTGTTCAATGTGACTTCACTGGTGGAGCTGGACTTGTCGTTCAACAAACTGCAGTCAATCCCTGAAGTCAACGAGCAACTTGAGCAACTTTACCTGCAGGCCAATGAGATCAACA AGTTTGACTTGTCAAGTTTCTGCAAGTTCACTGGACCACTCAACTATTCACGTCTCAAGCACCTGCGTCTGGATGCGAACAACGTCACGTACCACAGCATGCCCCCCGAGTCCGCCAACTGCCTGCGCCAAGCTTCGGACATCATGTTCGAATAA